Proteins from one Camelina sativa cultivar DH55 chromosome 8, Cs, whole genome shotgun sequence genomic window:
- the LOC104709411 gene encoding uncharacterized protein LOC104709411: MSDDGPLHHFLAITVHRDAIGLLLHQDNYAADQLHRVHLTDFNPCLTPVNMKQMLSPNGSPPVYDPTLYRSLAGALQYLPFTQPDISYAVQRICLFMHDRRESHFQALKRILHYIKGTKSHGIRMTKSSSLSLMAYSADWAGCLAVRRSTSSYSVFLERVAKRKAPPPKLLPPQKLQEEAAKEAARLENEVKEAVKEIGFEILRSGCIDYRGLNRVTVKNKYPLTRIDELLDQLKGAIWFSKVDMASGYHQIPIDEADVRKNAFRMRYGHYEFVVMPFGLTNAPAAFIRLMNNVFQEFLDVSVIIFIDDILVYSKSPEEHAVHLRAVLEKLREQKLFAKLSKCS; encoded by the exons ATGTCTGATGATGGTCCCCTTCATCACTTTCTTGCCATTACCGTTCATCGTGACGCTATTGGTCTATTGCTCCATCAAGATAACTATGCAGCTGATCAACTTCATCGTGTACACTTGACTGATTTTAACCCGTGTTTAACTCCGgttaatatgaaacaaatgcTTTCTCCTAATGGAAGTCCGCCGGTTTATGATCCTACATTATACCGCAGTCTCGCAGGAGCCCTCCAATACTTGCCGTTCACTCAACCCGACATCTCCTACGCTGTCCAACGGATTTGTCTCTTCATGCATGATCGCCGGGAATCTCACTTTCAAGCTCTTAAACGGATTCTCCACTACATTAAAGGTACAAAATCCCATGGCATTCGTATGACCAAAtcttcctcactctcacttATGGCGTACTCCGCCGACTGGGCCGGTTGCCTTGCTGTTCGTCGTTCCACTTCTAGCTACAGCGTGTTTCTCG AGCGTGTGgccaagcgtaaagctccaccacctaagcttttgccaccaCAGAAACTTCAGGAGGAAGCTGCCAAGGAGGCAGCTCGGCTGGAGAACGAGGTTAAGGAGGCTGTAAAGGAGATTGGGTTTGAGATTCTtaggagtgga tgtattgattacaggggtttgaaccgggtcactgtgaagaacaagtaccctcttacgaggatcgatgagttgttggatcagttgaagGGTGCTatttggttctccaaggtagatatggcgtcgggttatcatcagataccgatagatgaggcagatgtgaggaagaatgcattcaggatgaggtatgggcattacgagtttgtggtgatgcctttcgggctgactaacgcaccagcagcgtttataaGGTTGATGAACAAtgtgtttcaggagttcctGGATGTATCTgttatcattttcatcgacgatatcctggtttattctaagagtcctgaggagcatgcagtgcatttgagggcagttctggagaagctgcgggagcagaagttgtttgctaagttgagcaagtgcagt
- the LOC104706917 gene encoding myrosinase 1-like, whose product MKFQLFALAFLLAVATCKGQEDYTCEENEPFHCNQTSRFNGKSFGEDFIFGVASSAYQIEGGRGRGLNVWDGFTHRYPEKAGADLKNGDTTCDAYTYWQKDIDVMGELNATGYRFSFAWSRILPQGKRSRGVNQNGIDYYNGLIDGLIARNITPFVTLFHWDLPQTLQDEYEGFLNRPIIDDFKDYADLCFEKFGDRVKHWITINQLYTVPTRGYALGTDAPGRCSPTHDIRCYGGNSSTEPYIVAHHQLLAHATAVDLYRTKYKDQGGMIGPVMITRGFLPFDDTPESKEATYRSKEFFHGWFMEPLTKGKYPDIMRKLVGERLPEFTETEAKLVKGSYDFLGLNYYFTQYAQNDDTVVPWDEHTAMMDSKAVLTYKNAKGEPIGPLFSKGAYYYPKGIYDVMEYYKNKYGDPLIYITENGISSPGDQPLDEAMADYKRIDYLCSHLCFLRKVIKEKGVNVRGYFAWSLGDNYEFCNGFTVRFGLSYVDFNNVTADRDLKASGKWFQQFINVSSNDPADQDLLRSSLPFKNRDRKRLADA is encoded by the exons ATGAAGTTTCAATTGTTCGCCTTAGCTTTCTTATTAGCTGTGGCGACTTGTAAAGGCCAGGAAGATTATACTTGCGAAGAGAACGAGCCATTCCATTGTAACCAAACTAGTCGTTTCAATGGTAAAAGTTTCGGCGAAGATTTCATCTTCGGTGTAGCCTCTTCTGCTTACCAA ATCGAAGGTGGTAGAGGTCGTGGACTTAACGTTTGGGATGGATTCACTCACCGATACCCAG AGAAAGCAGGAGCCGATTTGAAGAATGGAGACACTACTTGTGACGCATATACATATTGGCAG AAAGATATAGACGTGATGGGCGAACTCAATGCTACTGGCTACAGATTCTCCTTCGCGTGGTCAAGAATCCTTCCAC AAGGAAAGAGGAGTAGAGGTGTGAACCAAAATGGTATTGACTACTACAACGGTCTTATAGACGGCCTCATAGCAAGGAATATAACGCCGTTCGTTACCCTCTTTCACTGGGACCTTCCTCAAACACTACAAGATGAGTATGAAGGTTTCTTGAACAGACCGATCAT AGATGATTTCAAAGATTACGCGGATCTATGTTTCGAAAAATTTGGTGATAGGGTAAAGCACTGGATAACAATCAACCAGCTTTACACAGTACCTACGCGAGGATATGCATTGGGAACAGATGCACCTGGTCGATGTTCTCCTACGCATGATATAAGATGTTACGGCGGAAACTCGTCAACCGAACCCTATATCGTTGCACATCACCAGCTTCTTGCTCATGCCACGGCCGTGGATCTTTACAGGACAAAATATAAG GACCAAGGAGGGATGATTGGACCTGTGATGATAACTAGAGGGTTTCTTCCGTTTGATGACACTCCAGAGAGCAAAGAGGCAACTTATCGGTCTAAAGAATTTTTCCATGGATG GTTCATGGAGCCGCTAACAAAGGGTAAATACCCAGACATCATGAGGAAACTTGTGGGTGAACGGCTTCCAGAGTTCACCGAAACAGAAGCCAAACTTGTAAAgggttcatatgattttcttggTCTCAACTATTACTTCACTCAGTACGCCCAAAACGATGACACAGTAGTTCCTTGGGACGAACACACTGCTATGATGGACTCAAAAGCAGTTCTCACAT ATAAAAATGCAAAGGGTGAGCCCATTGGTCCATTG TTCAGTAAAGGAGCCTATTACTACCCAAAAGGCATTTACGACGTAATGGagtattacaaaaacaaatatggtgACCCTTTAATATATATCACCGAGAACG GAATTAGTAGCCCCGGTGATCAACCGCTTGACGAGGCTATGGCCGATTACAAGAGGATTGATTATCTATGCAGTCATCTTTGTTTTCTCCGTAAGGTCATCAA GGAGAAGGGTGTCAACGTGAGAGGATACTTTGCTTGGTCTCTTGGGGATAATTACGAATTCTGCAATGGCTTTACCGTCAGATTTGGACTCAGTTACGTTGACTTCAACAATGTCACCGCTGATAGAGACCTCAAAGCATCTGGGAAATGGTTCCAGCAGTTCATAAACGTTAGCTCCAATGACCCTGCCGACCAAGATCTCCTCCGCTCTAGCCTCCCCTTCAAGAACCGTGATCGGAAGAGGCTCGCAGATGCATGA